From Pseudopipra pipra isolate bDixPip1 chromosome 9, bDixPip1.hap1, whole genome shotgun sequence, a single genomic window includes:
- the GLRX2 gene encoding glutaredoxin 2 isoform X2 — translation MALQGALRRAAAACGGCSRMGSLQSTSVGLSNDAAVSEIQNIISDNCVVIFSKTTCPYCKMAKKLFEGLNVNYTAVELDTNTNGSLFQDILEQMTGGRTVPRVFINGTCVGGATDTQRLHDEGKLLPLVHQCQIKANS, via the exons ATGgccctgcagggggcgctgcgTCGGGCGGCGGCGGCCTGTGGGGGGTG TTCTAGAATGGGGAGCCTACAGTCTACTTCTGTAGGATTGTCTAATGATGCTGCTGTGAGTGAAATACAG AACATTATTTCAGACAACTGTGTGGTGATTTTCTCTAAAACAACATGCCCATACTGCAAAATGGCAAAAAAGCTTTTTGAGGGTTTGAATGTGAATTACACAGCTGTGGAACTGGACACAAATACGAATGGAAGCCTGTTCCAGGACATTCTTGAGCAGATGACGGGTGGCAGAACA GTTCCAAGAGTGTTTATCAATGGGACTTGTGTTGGAGGTGCAACAGATACTCAAAGGCTTCATGATGAAGGCAAACTGCTTCCTTTAGTTCATCAGTgtcaaataaaagcaaattcctG
- the GLRX2 gene encoding glutaredoxin 2 isoform X1 encodes MGGAGVPGGRAGTARTDLGAPAGAGRCPGRYRGRDTSPAPPGTERLASNGPAGAARQLQPPALFSRPALSTRTVSRMGSLQSTSVGLSNDAAVSEIQNIISDNCVVIFSKTTCPYCKMAKKLFEGLNVNYTAVELDTNTNGSLFQDILEQMTGGRTVPRVFINGTCVGGATDTQRLHDEGKLLPLVHQCQIKANS; translated from the exons ATGGGAGGAGCGGGGGTTccggggggccgggccggcacGGCAAGGACGGATCTCGGTGCTCCCGCGGGAGCCGGGCGGTGCCCTGGGCGGTACCGCGGGCGGGACACGAGtccggccccgccgggaacGGAGCGTTTGGCGAGTAACGGCCCCGCCGGGGCTGCtcggcagctccagcccccggCTCTGTTCTCCCGGCCGGCGCTGAGCACCAGAACGGT TTCTAGAATGGGGAGCCTACAGTCTACTTCTGTAGGATTGTCTAATGATGCTGCTGTGAGTGAAATACAG AACATTATTTCAGACAACTGTGTGGTGATTTTCTCTAAAACAACATGCCCATACTGCAAAATGGCAAAAAAGCTTTTTGAGGGTTTGAATGTGAATTACACAGCTGTGGAACTGGACACAAATACGAATGGAAGCCTGTTCCAGGACATTCTTGAGCAGATGACGGGTGGCAGAACA GTTCCAAGAGTGTTTATCAATGGGACTTGTGTTGGAGGTGCAACAGATACTCAAAGGCTTCATGATGAAGGCAAACTGCTTCCTTTAGTTCATCAGTgtcaaataaaagcaaattcctG
- the GLRX2 gene encoding glutaredoxin 2 isoform X3 produces MPVGSRMGSLQSTSVGLSNDAAVSEIQNIISDNCVVIFSKTTCPYCKMAKKLFEGLNVNYTAVELDTNTNGSLFQDILEQMTGGRTVPRVFINGTCVGGATDTQRLHDEGKLLPLVHQCQIKANS; encoded by the exons ATGCCTGTTGG TTCTAGAATGGGGAGCCTACAGTCTACTTCTGTAGGATTGTCTAATGATGCTGCTGTGAGTGAAATACAG AACATTATTTCAGACAACTGTGTGGTGATTTTCTCTAAAACAACATGCCCATACTGCAAAATGGCAAAAAAGCTTTTTGAGGGTTTGAATGTGAATTACACAGCTGTGGAACTGGACACAAATACGAATGGAAGCCTGTTCCAGGACATTCTTGAGCAGATGACGGGTGGCAGAACA GTTCCAAGAGTGTTTATCAATGGGACTTGTGTTGGAGGTGCAACAGATACTCAAAGGCTTCATGATGAAGGCAAACTGCTTCCTTTAGTTCATCAGTgtcaaataaaagcaaattcctG
- the GLRX2 gene encoding glutaredoxin 2 isoform X4, which translates to MGSLQSTSVGLSNDAAVSEIQNIISDNCVVIFSKTTCPYCKMAKKLFEGLNVNYTAVELDTNTNGSLFQDILEQMTGGRTVPRVFINGTCVGGATDTQRLHDEGKLLPLVHQCQIKANS; encoded by the exons ATGGGGAGCCTACAGTCTACTTCTGTAGGATTGTCTAATGATGCTGCTGTGAGTGAAATACAG AACATTATTTCAGACAACTGTGTGGTGATTTTCTCTAAAACAACATGCCCATACTGCAAAATGGCAAAAAAGCTTTTTGAGGGTTTGAATGTGAATTACACAGCTGTGGAACTGGACACAAATACGAATGGAAGCCTGTTCCAGGACATTCTTGAGCAGATGACGGGTGGCAGAACA GTTCCAAGAGTGTTTATCAATGGGACTTGTGTTGGAGGTGCAACAGATACTCAAAGGCTTCATGATGAAGGCAAACTGCTTCCTTTAGTTCATCAGTgtcaaataaaagcaaattcctG